A window of the Campylobacter massiliensis genome harbors these coding sequences:
- the rplR gene encoding 50S ribosomal protein L18 translates to MTANVLKRKLALRIKRKRRIRAKISGTAVLPRISIFKSNRTLYVQAIDDVAAVTLAAADGRKLGVKANKEGAVTLAKEFAKTLKAKKIETALFDRNGYLYHGVVAAFADALRENGIKL, encoded by the coding sequence ATGACAGCAAATGTATTAAAAAGAAAACTCGCTCTTAGAATCAAGAGAAAAAGAAGAATCAGAGCCAAAATTTCCGGCACTGCGGTATTGCCTAGAATTTCTATCTTCAAATCAAACAGAACTCTTTACGTCCAAGCTATCGACGACGTAGCAGCCGTAACTCTAGCGGCAGCCGACGGCAGAAAACTAGGCGTAAAAGCAAACAAAGAAGGCGCCGTAACTTTGGCTAAAGAATTTGCAAAAACTCTAAAAGCTAAAAAAATTGAAACGGCATTATTCGACAGAAACGGCTATTTGTATCACGGAGTCGTAGCGGCTTTTGCAGACGCATTACGTGAAAACGGTATCAAACTATAA
- the rplC gene encoding 50S ribosomal protein L3, which translates to MEYIVEKIGMSRTVNNPSIPVTLLKVVNAKVCEVSECGSAIVAYAKGKAKNKAIEGQQKKYSLTAEFNKFATLQVANKEAGDLDFSPLSSAKILKVSFSSKGKGYQGVVKRHGFGGGPKSHGSRFHKRHGSIGNREWPGRVQPGMKMAGHTGNEKVTVKNEIVSFDAENGILVLKGSVAGYNGAMGRIRIVK; encoded by the coding sequence ATGGAATATATCGTAGAAAAAATAGGCATGAGCAGAACGGTAAACAACCCAAGCATCCCCGTTACGCTTCTAAAGGTCGTAAACGCTAAAGTTTGCGAAGTGAGCGAATGCGGCAGTGCTATAGTAGCTTATGCTAAAGGTAAAGCAAAAAATAAAGCCATAGAGGGTCAGCAAAAAAAATATAGCCTAACGGCGGAATTTAATAAATTCGCAACCCTACAAGTCGCCAATAAAGAGGCGGGCGATCTTGATTTTAGTCCGCTTAGCTCGGCTAAAATTTTAAAAGTTAGCTTCAGCTCAAAAGGTAAAGGCTATCAAGGCGTCGTGAAAAGACACGGCTTTGGCGGCGGTCCGAAAAGCCACGGTTCTCGCTTCCACAAAAGACACGGCTCTATCGGTAACCGCGAGTGGCCGGGACGTGTTCAGCCTGGTATGAAGATGGCCGGACACACCGGAAACGAAAAAGTTACCGTTAAAAACGAGATCGTAAGCTTTGACGCCGAAAACGGAATTTTGGTTTTAAAAGGCAGCGTCGCTGGCTATAACGGCGCAATGGGCAGAATAAGGATAGTAAAATGA
- the rplP gene encoding 50S ribosomal protein L16 — MLMPKRTKFRKQMKGRNRGKATRGADLAMGEIGIKAVEAGRVNSRQIEAARVALTRHVKRQAKTWIRVFPDKPLTKKPLQTRMGKGKAGVEEWVMNIKPGRIIVEMAGVDEELAREALTLAIHKLPFKTKIVTRESENEIY; from the coding sequence ATGTTGATGCCAAAACGAACTAAATTTCGCAAACAGATGAAAGGCAGAAACCGCGGTAAAGCTACTCGCGGCGCTGATCTTGCTATGGGTGAGATCGGAATAAAAGCCGTAGAAGCGGGCCGCGTAAATTCGCGCCAGATCGAAGCGGCTCGTGTGGCTCTAACTCGCCACGTAAAACGCCAGGCTAAAACTTGGATCAGAGTTTTCCCAGATAAGCCGCTAACCAAAAAACCTCTACAAACTCGTATGGGTAAAGGTAAAGCCGGAGTCGAAGAGTGGGTTATGAACATAAAACCAGGTCGTATAATAGTCGAAATGGCGGGCGTAGATGAGGAATTAGCGCGTGAAGCTCTAACTCTAGCTATCCACAAACTTCCGTTTAAGACTAAAATCGTAACGCGAGAGAGTGAAAATGAAATATACTGA
- the map gene encoding type I methionyl aminopeptidase produces the protein MAITIMQPNDIEKMRAANKIVAQTLDYVEGVIKPGISLLEIDKICDDMIRAAGAKPAFKGLYGFPNAACISVNEVVIHGIPNEYKLQEGDIVSVDIGSNLNGYFGDSARTWGVGQISREDEKLIACAKDALYFAIDTVKAGMHFKELSFEIEKFIRARGFVPLTGFCGHGIGRRPHEDPQILNYLEGGSPKSGPKIKNGMVFCVEPMICQKDGTPVIGPDKWKVTSKDGLRTSHYEHCMAVINGRAEILSLA, from the coding sequence ATGGCTATAACCATTATGCAGCCAAACGACATAGAGAAAATGCGAGCGGCGAATAAAATCGTCGCTCAAACTCTCGACTACGTAGAAGGCGTGATCAAGCCCGGCATTTCTTTGCTCGAAATAGATAAAATTTGCGACGATATGATAAGGGCTGCGGGCGCAAAGCCAGCGTTTAAGGGGCTTTATGGCTTTCCAAACGCCGCTTGTATCAGCGTAAACGAAGTAGTCATCCATGGCATCCCGAACGAATACAAACTACAAGAAGGCGACATCGTAAGCGTCGATATCGGCTCAAATTTGAACGGGTATTTCGGCGACTCGGCTAGGACTTGGGGCGTGGGTCAAATTTCGCGCGAGGACGAAAAGCTAATCGCTTGCGCTAAAGATGCGTTATATTTTGCGATAGATACCGTAAAAGCGGGAATGCACTTTAAAGAGCTTAGTTTTGAAATCGAGAAATTTATAAGAGCTCGCGGATTTGTTCCGCTAACGGGATTTTGCGGTCACGGCATCGGTAGACGCCCGCACGAAGATCCGCAAATTTTAAATTATTTAGAGGGCGGCAGTCCAAAATCGGGACCAAAAATAAAAAACGGAATGGTATTTTGCGTGGAGCCGATGATCTGTCAAAAAGACGGCACTCCGGTGATCGGGCCTGACAAATGGAAAGTAACCAGCAAAGACGGGCTAAGAACCAGCCACTACGAGCACTGCATGGCAGTCATTAATGGACGCGCGGAGATCTTAAGCCTAGCGTAA
- the rpsS gene encoding 30S ribosomal protein S19, with the protein MARSLKKGPFVDEHVMKKVVAAKKANDNKPIKTWSRRSTIVPEMIGLTFNVHNGKSFIPVYVTENHIGYKLGEFAPTRTFKGHKGSVQKKIGK; encoded by the coding sequence ATGGCAAGATCACTCAAAAAAGGACCTTTTGTCGATGAGCATGTAATGAAAAAAGTCGTTGCCGCTAAAAAAGCCAACGACAACAAGCCGATAAAAACATGGTCTAGACGCAGCACGATAGTGCCTGAAATGATAGGCCTAACGTTTAACGTTCATAACGGCAAGAGCTTCATTCCAGTATACGTTACTGAAAACCACATCGGATATAAACTAGGCGAATTTGCTCCTACGCGCACATTTAAGGGTCACAAAGGCTCGGTGCAAAAGAAAATCGGTAAGTAA
- a CDS encoding 50S ribosomal protein L23: MADITDIKTILYTEKTLGLQEQGVVVIQTSPKMTKNRLKEILKEYFGVTPLRVNSLRIDGKVKRFKGREGQRNEIKKFYVKLPEGSSLENTEA, translated from the coding sequence ATGGCAGATATAACTGATATCAAAACGATTTTATATACGGAAAAAACTCTCGGTCTTCAAGAGCAAGGCGTGGTCGTCATACAAACTTCGCCTAAGATGACTAAAAACAGGCTGAAAGAAATTTTGAAAGAGTATTTTGGAGTAACGCCGCTTCGCGTAAATTCGCTTAGAATCGACGGAAAAGTTAAGCGTTTCAAAGGAAGAGAAGGACAACGCAACGAGATAAAGAAATTTTACGTTAAGTTGCCTGAGGGCTCAAGCCTAGAAAACACGGAGGCGTAA
- the rpmC gene encoding 50S ribosomal protein L29, with the protein MKYTDIKDKSVAELNALLKEKKVLLFTLRQKLKTMQLSNPNEIRAVRKEIAQINTAISASK; encoded by the coding sequence ATGAAATATACTGATATTAAAGACAAAAGCGTTGCAGAACTTAACGCGTTATTGAAAGAGAAAAAGGTGCTTTTATTTACTTTAAGACAAAAGCTAAAAACCATGCAGCTAAGCAACCCTAACGAGATTCGCGCCGTCCGTAAGGAAATAGCGCAAATCAACACTGCAATTAGCGCTTCAAAGTAA
- the rplO gene encoding 50S ribosomal protein L15, which translates to MGLENLKPAEGSTRQIKRLGRGQGSGQGKTAGKGHKGQRARKGYNEKRGFEGGQQPLQRRLPKVGFASKFEKPYVINVEKIVAVKELSEITIATIATVHKISSSVKKIKLIGVSAKDLASKIKDENVTVSGRA; encoded by the coding sequence ATGGGACTAGAAAATTTAAAACCTGCCGAGGGCTCGACTAGACAAATCAAAAGACTAGGTCGCGGTCAAGGTAGCGGTCAAGGTAAAACCGCAGGCAAAGGACACAAAGGTCAAAGAGCTAGAAAAGGCTACAATGAAAAAAGAGGCTTCGAGGGCGGTCAGCAACCGCTTCAAAGACGCCTTCCAAAAGTAGGCTTCGCTTCTAAATTTGAGAAACCTTACGTAATCAACGTAGAAAAAATCGTTGCGGTAAAAGAGCTAAGCGAGATCACTATCGCTACTATCGCTACCGTGCATAAAATTTCAAGCAGCGTCAAGAAAATCAAATTGATCGGAGTGAGCGCAAAAGATTTGGCTTCGAAAATCAAAGACGAGAACGTAACCGTTAGCGGACGTGCGTAA
- the rpsQ gene encoding 30S ribosomal protein S17, whose product MALKREIQGVVLQKAGDKTATILVERRVMHPRYHKFVKRFKKYMIHDEKNETKAGDTVVAIECRPLSARKSFRLKTILATGVE is encoded by the coding sequence ATGGCATTAAAAAGAGAAATTCAAGGTGTCGTTTTACAAAAGGCCGGCGATAAGACGGCTACGATTTTGGTTGAGAGACGCGTTATGCACCCAAGATACCACAAATTCGTAAAACGCTTTAAAAAATATATGATTCACGACGAAAAGAACGAAACTAAAGCGGGCGATACTGTCGTAGCTATCGAATGCAGACCGCTAAGCGCGAGAAAATCTTTCCGCTTAAAGACTATTTTAGCGACGGGGGTTGAGTAA
- the rpsE gene encoding 30S ribosomal protein S5, with the protein MEKYNREEFEEVMVDIGRVTKVVKGGRRFRFTALVVVGNRNGLVGFGFGKAKEVPDAMRKAVDDAFKNIIEVKRKGSTIPHDVEVKFNASRVLLRPASEGTGVIAGGSARPILELAGIKDILTKSLGSNNSANVVRATLKALSMLKG; encoded by the coding sequence ATGGAAAAATATAACAGAGAAGAATTCGAAGAAGTAATGGTTGATATCGGCCGCGTTACAAAGGTCGTAAAAGGCGGTCGTAGATTTAGATTTACGGCTCTTGTCGTAGTAGGAAACAGAAACGGCCTAGTGGGCTTTGGCTTCGGTAAAGCAAAAGAGGTGCCGGACGCTATGAGAAAAGCCGTAGACGACGCGTTTAAAAACATCATCGAGGTAAAAAGAAAAGGCTCGACTATACCTCACGACGTAGAGGTTAAATTTAACGCTAGCCGCGTTTTACTTCGCCCTGCTAGCGAAGGTACGGGTGTGATCGCGGGCGGTAGCGCTCGTCCTATTCTAGAGCTTGCGGGCATCAAGGACATCCTAACAAAATCGCTTGGCTCAAACAACTCGGCAAACGTCGTTCGCGCTACTTTAAAAGCGCTAAGCATGCTTAAAGGCTAA
- a CDS encoding type Z 30S ribosomal protein S14: MAKKSMIAKAARKPKFTVRGYTRCQICGRPHSVYKDFGICRVCLRKMANEGLIPGLKKASW, encoded by the coding sequence ATGGCAAAAAAATCAATGATAGCAAAGGCTGCCAGAAAGCCTAAATTTACGGTTCGCGGCTATACGAGATGCCAAATTTGCGGTCGCCCGCATTCGGTTTATAAAGATTTTGGAATTTGCCGCGTATGCCTAAGAAAAATGGCTAATGAGGGACTAATCCCGGGTCTAAAAAAAGCAAGCTGGTAA
- the rplB gene encoding 50S ribosomal protein L2 — protein MAIKTYKPYTPSRRFMTGLSSEDITAKPSVRSLLVKIPVSGGRNNNGRITSRHKEGGAKKLYRIIDFKRRKFGIEGKVEAIEYDPNRNCRIALIAYKDGEKRYIIRPNGLNVGDVVAAAEAGLDIKPGNAMKLRNIPVGTIVHNVELKPGKGAQMARSAGGYAQLMGKEEKYVMLRLPSGEMRQVLAECMASIGVVGNEDWANVTIGKAGRNRHRGIRPQTRGSAMNPVDHPHGGGEGKKNSGRHPVTPWGKPTKGAKTRRKKASDKLIISRRKGK, from the coding sequence ATGGCGATAAAAACCTATAAACCTTATACACCTAGCCGCAGATTTATGACGGGCTTATCGAGCGAGGATATCACCGCTAAACCTAGCGTGAGAAGCTTGCTTGTAAAGATCCCTGTAAGCGGCGGTAGAAATAATAACGGAAGAATAACTTCTAGACATAAAGAAGGCGGAGCGAAGAAACTTTATAGAATCATCGACTTTAAACGCCGCAAATTCGGTATCGAAGGTAAGGTCGAAGCTATCGAGTACGATCCGAACAGAAACTGCCGCATCGCGCTTATCGCTTATAAAGACGGCGAAAAACGCTATATCATTAGACCAAACGGACTAAATGTTGGTGATGTAGTAGCAGCAGCCGAAGCGGGCCTAGACATAAAACCTGGCAACGCGATGAAACTAAGAAATATCCCGGTTGGTACTATCGTACACAACGTGGAGCTAAAACCGGGCAAGGGCGCTCAGATGGCTCGTTCAGCCGGCGGTTATGCTCAGCTAATGGGTAAAGAGGAAAAATATGTAATGCTTCGCTTGCCAAGCGGCGAGATGAGACAAGTGCTTGCAGAGTGCATGGCTAGCATCGGCGTAGTAGGTAACGAAGACTGGGCGAACGTAACTATCGGTAAAGCCGGACGTAATCGCCACAGAGGTATCCGTCCTCAAACTCGCGGTTCTGCGATGAACCCGGTAGATCACCCGCACGGCGGTGGTGAGGGCAAGAAAAACTCAGGCCGTCATCCTGTTACTCCATGGGGTAAACCGACCAAAGGTGCTAAGACTCGCCGTAAGAAGGCTAGCGATAAGCTTATAATTTCAAGAAGGAAAGGTAAATAG
- the rplE gene encoding 50S ribosomal protein L5 codes for MNRLKAKYNEVVKPALAKEFDIKNPMLIPAIEKIVISVGAGESAKDQKQLQNIADTISLIAGQKAVVTDAKKSVAGFKVREGFPVGVKVTLRKENMFAFLDKLISIALPRVKDFRGLPKDGFDGRGNYNFGLDEQLMFPEVEYDKILRTHGMNIVIVTTTNSDKEAFKLLELFGLPFAKGK; via the coding sequence ATGAATAGATTAAAAGCTAAATATAACGAGGTCGTAAAGCCTGCTTTGGCTAAAGAATTCGACATCAAAAATCCTATGCTAATCCCTGCGATCGAAAAGATCGTAATAAGCGTAGGCGCTGGCGAATCGGCTAAAGATCAAAAGCAACTTCAAAACATCGCCGATACTATTTCGCTAATCGCTGGACAAAAAGCCGTGGTTACCGACGCTAAAAAATCGGTTGCGGGCTTTAAAGTGCGCGAGGGATTTCCCGTCGGCGTAAAAGTAACGCTTAGAAAAGAGAATATGTTTGCGTTTTTAGACAAACTAATCTCTATCGCGCTACCGAGAGTTAAGGACTTTAGAGGCCTTCCAAAAGACGGCTTTGACGGACGCGGAAACTACAACTTCGGCCTTGACGAGCAGCTAATGTTTCCGGAGGTCGAGTACGATAAGATTCTACGCACTCACGGTATGAATATAGTTATAGTCACGACGACAAACAGCGACAAAGAGGCATTCAAATTGCTTGAGCTATTTGGTTTGCCGTTTGCGAAAGGAAAGTAA
- the secY gene encoding preprotein translocase subunit SecY, translating into MNKTLTNKILITLAFLFAYRILAYVPVPGVNVNVIKEFFDSNSANALGLFNMFSGKAAERLSIISLGIMPYITASIIMELLAATFPNLGKMKKDRDGMQKYMQIIRYATIGITLVQAVGVSMGLQSLHGRGGEDAIMIDMNLFIAIAAASMLTGTMLLMWIGEQITQRGIGNGISLIIFAGIVSGIPSAIGGTVNLVNTGEMNFLVVIVILLVILVTVGIVIYVEMGERRVPVSYSRKVVMENQNKRIMNYIPIKVNLSGVIPPIFASAILMFPSTILQASTNPYIQAIHDFLNPNSYFFNFLTFLLVVFFAYFYASIAFNAKDISENLKRQGGFIPGIRPGEGTAGYLNEVASRLTFSGAIYLGLISTLPWVLVKIMGVPFYFGGTSVLIVVSVALDTMRRIEAQIYMNKYQTLSAVGL; encoded by the coding sequence ATGAATAAGACATTGACCAACAAGATTTTAATCACGTTGGCATTTTTATTTGCATACAGGATACTGGCATACGTGCCGGTTCCTGGCGTAAACGTCAATGTTATTAAAGAGTTTTTCGATTCGAATTCTGCAAATGCGCTTGGACTATTTAATATGTTCAGCGGTAAGGCCGCAGAGCGCCTCAGCATCATCTCTCTAGGCATTATGCCATACATCACAGCATCTATCATCATGGAGCTTTTAGCGGCTACTTTCCCAAATTTGGGCAAGATGAAAAAAGACCGCGATGGCATGCAAAAATATATGCAGATTATCCGTTATGCCACTATCGGTATCACGCTTGTTCAAGCAGTGGGCGTCAGTATGGGGCTTCAGAGTCTTCACGGTAGAGGCGGAGAGGACGCAATAATGATAGATATGAATTTATTTATCGCCATCGCAGCGGCTTCGATGCTAACGGGAACTATGCTTTTGATGTGGATAGGCGAGCAGATCACTCAGCGCGGTATCGGCAACGGCATCAGCCTTATTATCTTCGCTGGTATCGTTAGCGGCATACCTTCAGCTATCGGTGGAACGGTAAATTTGGTAAATACGGGCGAGATGAACTTCCTTGTAGTTATCGTAATTTTGCTTGTTATCTTGGTCACGGTAGGCATAGTTATCTACGTCGAGATGGGCGAGAGACGCGTGCCGGTGAGCTATTCGCGTAAAGTCGTGATGGAAAATCAAAATAAACGTATCATGAACTATATACCTATCAAGGTAAATTTAAGTGGCGTTATTCCTCCGATTTTCGCCAGTGCGATTTTGATGTTCCCAAGCACCATTTTGCAGGCCAGTACAAATCCTTACATCCAAGCTATTCACGATTTTTTAAATCCAAATAGCTATTTTTTCAACTTTTTGACGTTCTTGCTGGTCGTATTTTTTGCATATTTTTACGCTTCGATAGCGTTTAATGCAAAAGATATCAGCGAAAATTTAAAAAGACAGGGCGGATTTATCCCAGGCATTAGACCGGGCGAGGGCACTGCGGGCTATCTAAACGAAGTGGCATCAAGGCTAACATTTAGCGGCGCGATTTACCTTGGACTTATCTCGACGCTTCCTTGGGTGCTCGTTAAAATTATGGGCGTTCCGTTTTATTTCGGCGGTACGTCGGTACTGATCGTAGTTTCTGTCGCGCTTGATACGATGCGAAGGATAGAAGCTCAAATTTATATGAATAAATATCAAACTCTAAGTGCGGTAGGCTTGTAA
- the rplX gene encoding 50S ribosomal protein L24, with protein MANVKFKVKKGDTVKIIAGDDKGKTGKILSVLAKKGQVIVEGCKVAKKAIKPSEKTPNGGFINKEMPIDISNVAKVEG; from the coding sequence ATGGCTAACGTTAAATTTAAAGTAAAAAAAGGCGATACCGTTAAGATCATCGCAGGCGACGACAAAGGTAAAACAGGTAAAATTTTATCCGTCCTAGCCAAAAAAGGACAAGTCATCGTCGAGGGCTGCAAGGTAGCTAAAAAAGCTATAAAACCTAGCGAAAAAACCCCAAACGGCGGCTTTATCAATAAAGAGATGCCTATTGATATCTCAAATGTTGCAAAAGTTGAGGGCTGA
- the rplD gene encoding 50S ribosomal protein L4: MSKVCVLNEKFEKASELDLPANYAEINPHNLYLYVKSYLSGMRSNSAHTKTRAFVSGGGKKPWRQKGRGGARAGSTRTNVWVGGAVAFGPSNERNYFQKVNKKQKRLALEFALNEKANAGKIFAVDSIEIASGKTKDAAKVISALNLRDALVVKDLLDDNTLLAFRNLSNCYLIDASEINAYLVATYGAVVIEKAALESIIKEG, from the coding sequence ATGAGTAAAGTTTGCGTATTAAACGAAAAATTTGAAAAAGCTAGCGAGCTTGATCTACCGGCTAATTACGCTGAGATCAACCCGCACAACCTATATCTTTACGTTAAGTCTTATTTGTCCGGTATGCGTTCAAATTCGGCTCACACCAAAACCAGAGCTTTCGTAAGCGGCGGCGGTAAAAAACCGTGGAGACAAAAAGGTCGCGGCGGCGCTAGAGCGGGCTCAACTAGAACTAACGTCTGGGTAGGCGGCGCGGTGGCGTTTGGTCCGAGCAACGAGCGAAACTATTTCCAAAAGGTCAATAAAAAGCAAAAAAGATTGGCGCTTGAGTTCGCGCTAAACGAAAAAGCTAACGCGGGTAAAATTTTCGCGGTAGATAGCATAGAGATCGCAAGCGGTAAGACTAAAGACGCTGCTAAAGTAATCAGCGCGTTAAATTTGAGAGACGCTTTGGTCGTAAAAGATCTGCTTGACGACAACACGCTATTGGCGTTTAGAAATTTATCAAACTGCTATCTAATCGATGCGAGCGAGATAAACGCTTACTTAGTGGCGACTTACGGTGCCGTCGTTATCGAGAAGGCCGCACTTGAATCTATAATAAAAGAGGGCTGA
- the rplV gene encoding 50S ribosomal protein L22: MSKSIIKFVRLSPTKARLIAREVQGMNAEFALASLSFMPNRGAKFIATAISSAVANGGFEPEEVIVTSCRVDAGPVLKRFRQRARGSASRIRKPTSHILVEVSKPEKKEA; encoded by the coding sequence ATGAGCAAATCAATTATTAAATTCGTAAGACTATCTCCGACTAAAGCCAGACTAATCGCAAGAGAAGTACAAGGCATGAACGCCGAATTTGCACTAGCTAGCCTTAGCTTTATGCCAAACCGTGGCGCCAAATTTATCGCTACGGCTATCAGCTCTGCGGTAGCTAACGGCGGATTTGAGCCCGAAGAGGTTATCGTGACAAGCTGCCGCGTGGATGCAGGCCCAGTATTAAAAAGATTTAGACAGCGAGCGAGAGGAAGCGCAAGCAGAATCCGCAAACCGACTTCTCATATATTAGTAGAAGTATCTAAACCTGAAAAGAAGGAAGCGTAA
- the rpsH gene encoding 30S ribosomal protein S8, with product MLNDLISDGLTRIRNAAMRRLETTKLLHSNVVEATLSILAAKGYIESYNVVEEDKKKFINVVLKYDEHGRSVINELKRVSSPGRRVYKGKDEIKRFKNGYGTIIVSTSKGVLSNEDAHKAGVGGEILCSVW from the coding sequence ATGTTAAACGACTTAATTTCAGACGGACTAACTCGCATTAGAAACGCCGCAATGAGAAGACTCGAGACTACGAAGCTTCTTCATTCAAACGTCGTCGAGGCTACTTTATCTATCCTTGCGGCTAAAGGCTATATCGAGAGCTACAACGTCGTAGAAGAAGATAAAAAGAAATTTATAAACGTAGTTTTAAAATACGACGAGCACGGCAGAAGCGTGATTAACGAGCTTAAGCGCGTATCAAGCCCGGGTCGCCGCGTTTATAAGGGAAAAGACGAGATCAAGAGATTTAAAAACGGCTACGGAACGATCATCGTTAGCACCAGCAAAGGCGTTTTAAGCAATGAAGACGCTCACAAAGCTGGCGTAGGCGGCGAAATCCTCTGCTCTGTGTGGTAA
- the rpsC gene encoding 30S ribosomal protein S3, with protein sequence MGQKVNPIGLRLGINRNWESRWFPAKGTLAENIGEDYKIRAFLKKKLYYAGVSQILIERTAKKIRVTVVAARPGIIIGKKGSDVEKLKEDIQKLINKEVNVNIKEERKAQASAQLAAENVAMQLEKRVAFRRAMKKVIQGAQKSGAKGIKISVAGRLGGAEIARTEWYLEGRVPLHTLRAKIDYGVAEAHTTYGNIGIKVWIFKGEVLQKGVQPEKNEEEKADKKPRRARRGK encoded by the coding sequence ATGGGTCAAAAAGTAAATCCGATAGGTCTAAGACTAGGAATAAACCGCAACTGGGAGTCAAGATGGTTTCCTGCTAAAGGAACTTTGGCTGAAAATATCGGCGAAGACTACAAAATTCGCGCTTTCTTGAAAAAGAAACTTTACTACGCGGGCGTTTCTCAAATTTTGATCGAGAGAACGGCTAAGAAAATTCGCGTAACCGTCGTAGCAGCTCGCCCCGGTATTATCATCGGCAAAAAGGGCTCTGACGTAGAGAAGCTTAAAGAGGATATCCAAAAGCTGATCAACAAAGAAGTAAACGTAAATATCAAAGAAGAAAGAAAAGCTCAAGCTTCAGCTCAGCTAGCTGCGGAAAACGTAGCTATGCAGCTTGAAAAACGCGTTGCATTTAGACGCGCAATGAAAAAAGTTATCCAAGGCGCTCAAAAATCAGGCGCTAAAGGTATCAAAATTTCAGTTGCTGGACGTCTTGGCGGTGCGGAAATCGCTAGAACAGAGTGGTACTTAGAGGGTCGCGTTCCGCTTCATACTCTAAGAGCTAAGATCGATTACGGCGTTGCTGAAGCGCATACGACTTATGGAAACATAGGTATAAAAGTGTGGATATTTAAAGGCGAGGTTCTTCAAAAAGGCGTTCAACCTGAAAAGAACGAAGAAGAAAAAGCCGATAAAAAACCGCGCAGAGCAAGAAGAGGTAAATAA
- the rplF gene encoding 50S ribosomal protein L6, with protein sequence MSRIGKQPIAIPSGVEVSVEGNVLKFKKGAHLKELDTKGHVDVKVEDAHIVFSPKSDERQDRAYWGTYRALANNIVIGITKGFVRQLEINGVGYKAAAKGQVLELTLGFSHPINHEVPKGVEISVEKNIITIKGDDKQVVGQIAAQVRAYRPPEPYKGKGVKYVEERIIRKAGKTSKK encoded by the coding sequence ATGTCACGTATAGGAAAACAGCCGATAGCTATTCCAAGCGGAGTAGAGGTCAGCGTAGAAGGCAACGTCCTTAAATTTAAAAAAGGCGCTCATTTAAAAGAGCTTGACACAAAGGGGCACGTAGACGTTAAAGTCGAAGATGCTCACATAGTATTTTCTCCAAAAAGCGACGAGAGACAAGATAGGGCCTACTGGGGCACTTATAGAGCGCTTGCAAATAATATCGTAATCGGCATCACAAAAGGTTTTGTTCGTCAGCTTGAGATCAACGGCGTCGGTTACAAAGCCGCTGCTAAAGGCCAAGTGCTTGAACTTACTTTAGGATTTTCTCACCCGATAAATCACGAAGTGCCAAAAGGCGTTGAAATCAGCGTAGAGAAAAACATCATCACTATTAAAGGCGACGATAAGCAAGTGGTCGGTCAGATCGCGGCTCAAGTCAGGGCGTATAGACCGCCTGAACCGTATAAGGGCAAGGGCGTTAAATACGTAGAAGAGCGCATCATCCGCAAAGCCGGTAAGACATCTAAGAAGTAA
- the rplN gene encoding 50S ribosomal protein L14, with product MIQSFTRLTVADNSGAKELMCIKVLGGSKRRYATLGDVIICSVKKALPNGKIKKGQVVKAVVVRTKKEVQRDNGSLIRFDENAAVILDNKREPIGTRIFGPVGREVRYANFMKIVSLAPEVL from the coding sequence ATGATACAATCTTTTACGAGGCTTACGGTTGCCGACAATAGCGGCGCGAAAGAACTAATGTGTATTAAAGTTTTGGGCGGCAGCAAGAGAAGATACGCGACTCTTGGGGACGTTATCATCTGCTCGGTCAAAAAGGCGCTTCCAAACGGTAAGATCAAAAAAGGTCAAGTGGTAAAAGCGGTCGTCGTTAGAACTAAAAAAGAGGTTCAAAGAGATAACGGCTCGCTAATCCGCTTCGACGAAAACGCAGCCGTCATCCTAGATAACAAACGCGAGCCTATCGGTACTCGTATCTTTGGACCGGTCGGCCGTGAGGTTAGATACGCTAACTTTATGAAAATCGTTTCGCTTGCTCCGGAGGTGTTATAA